One part of the Rutidosis leptorrhynchoides isolate AG116_Rl617_1_P2 chromosome 1, CSIRO_AGI_Rlap_v1, whole genome shotgun sequence genome encodes these proteins:
- the LOC139868612 gene encoding aspartic proteinase 36-like, with protein MSIITISISLLLISLSVAATNDGDFRGAVFGVNSKFSGKERSLSLFKAHDNLRHLQILASGVDLPLGGTGRPDAVGLYYAKIGIGTPAKEYYVQVDTGSDIMWINCIQCRECPKRGYNGLELTLYNPEDSFTGQMVTCSSDFCAQINGGAVTGCKANASCLYTETYGDGSYSIGYFVSDIVQYASVSGDLETKLANGSVIFGCGARQSGSLGSSEDALDGILGFGKSNSSIISQLASSGKVKKMFAHCLDGDNGGGIFAIGHVVQPKVNSTPLIPDEPHYSANVTGIEVGTQFLNLTTNTHLGNKRRTIIDSGTTLAYLPDAIYNPLINQIVAGQPNLRLRTLHDQYTCFEFTGSVDDGFPNVTFYFENSLTLNVYPHDYLFAFEDSLCFGWQNNGMDSISTMDTILLGDLVLSNKLVLYDLENQTIGWTEYNCSSSIKLRDEITGSVHLVGPHSIPSASSRTHYTIFISILVMALLHHMIS; from the exons ATGTCTATAATCACCATCTCAATTTCATTACTTTTAATTTCTCTTTCTGTTGCTGCGACTAACGACGGAGACTTTCGCGGTGCTGTTTTCGGTGTAAATTCAAAGTTCTCCGGCAAGGAACGATCGCTTAGTCTTTTTAAAGCTCACGATAACCTCCGTCACCTTCAGATTTTAGCATCTGGTGTCGATCTACCGCTCGGTGGAACCGGTCGTCCTGATGCCGTAGG TCTGTATTATGCGAAAATTGGAATTGGAACTCCAGCGAAGGAATATTATGTACAAGTAGATACTGGAAGTGATATAATGTGGATCAATTGTATACAATGTCGAGAGTGCCCCAAGAGGGGTTATAATGGG CTTGAGCTTACGCTGTACAATCCTGAAGATTCATTCACAGGGCAAATGGTTACATGTTCTTCAGATTTTTGTGCACAGATCAATGGTGGTGCAGTTACTGGTTGCAAGGCCAATGCATCGTGTCTGTATACTGAAACGTATGGTGATGGAAGCTACAGTATAGGTTACTTTGTATCAGATATTGTCCAATATGCTAGTGTGTCAGGTGACTTGGAAACTAAGCTGGCTAATGGAAGTGTTATATTTGG GTGTGGTGCGCGACAATCTGGGAGCCTTGGTTCATCTGAAGATGCTCTTGATGGGATTCTTGGTTTTGGAAAATCAAATTCATCCATTATTTCACAGTTGGCTTCATCTGGGAAGGTGAAAAAGATGTTTGCACATTGTCTTGATGGAGACAACGGCGGTGGAATTTTTGCAATTGGGCATGTTGTTCAGCCGAAAGTTAACTCAACGCCTTTGATTCCAGATGA GCCTCATTACTCTGCCAATGTTACGGGAATTGAAGTTGGGACGCAGTTTCTAAATCTGACAACAAATACACACTTAGGGAACAAGAGAAGAACAATAATAGATAGTGGTACAACACTGGCTTATCTTCCGGACGCAATCTACAATCCATTGATAAATCAG ATAGTCGCAGGGCAGCCTAATTTGAGATTACGTACTCTTCATGATCAGTATACATGCTTTGAATTCACTGGAAG TGTTGATGATGGATTTCCTAATGTTACGTTCTACTTTGAAAATTCACTTACTTTGAACGTTTATCCTCATGATTACTTATTCGCCTTC GAAGATAGTTTGTGTTTTGGCTGGCAAAATAATGGCATGGATTCAATAAGTACGATGGACACAATTTTATTGGGAG ATTTGGTACTATCAAATAAGCTAGTCTTATATGATCTTGAGAACCAAACTATTGGATGGACCGAGTATAACT GTTCTTCAAGTATTAAATTGAGGGATGAGATAACGGGATCAGTGCATTTAGTAGGTCCTCATTCTATTCCATCTGCGAGCAGCCGTACTCACTATACAATTTTTATATCAATTTTGGTGATGGCTCTACTACACCATATGATATCATAA
- the LOC139895764 gene encoding uncharacterized protein: MLSSTTISFSDKDDSWVWKLCGSGIFSTKALTKLLMVSCFPLNPLNLVTLRNKLVHIKVGVFIWRARRNRIPVLFELDKRGIDLHSVLCPLCDKTIESVDHALFSCPKVRKIWEKIFKWWGINVASYGLISLEGLYRGETTFQCSVFGAKVWQAMVWTSFYLIWKIRNQKVFNKSCWSSPVALNEIQVKSFEWIAKRCKTKNIEWLDWLQNPSSLVV; this comes from the coding sequence ATGTTATCGTCTACAACAATATCGTTTAGCGATAAGGATGATAGTTGGGTATGGAAACTGTGCGGATCCGGTATTTTTTCTACCAAAGCGTTAACAAAGTTACTTATGGTTTCATGTTTTCCTCTAAATCCGTTGAACTTGGTTACTTTGAGAAATAAATTGGTTCATATTAAAGTTGGTGTTTTTATATGGAGGGCAAGAAGGAATAGAATCCCCGTTTTGTTTGAACTTGATAAACGGGGCATTGATTTGCATTCCGTTCTTTGCCCGCTATGTGACAAGACTATTGAGTCAGTTGATCATGCACTTTTTTCGTGCCCAAAGGTGCGTAAAATTTGGGAGAAAATATTTAAATGGTGGGGGATTAATGTGGCTTCCTATGGTCTTATATCCTTGGAAGGACTTTATCGAGGCGAAACAACTTTTCAATGCTCGGTTTTTGGTGCGAAAGTTTGGCAAGCTATGGTGTGGACTTCCTTTTATCTCATTTGGAAAATCCGGAATCAAAAAGTTTTCAACAAATCATGTTGGTCTTCTCCGGTTGCCCTAAACGAAATACAAGTGAAGAGCTTTGAATGGATTGCGAAAAGGTGTAAAACAAAGAATATTGAGTGGCTCGATTGGTTACAAAATCCGTCTAGTCTTGTTGtctaa